A window of the Streptomyces finlayi genome harbors these coding sequences:
- a CDS encoding aminotransferase class V-fold PLP-dependent enzyme yields the protein MQTITLSQAAVAEFAPETTYLNTSSCGLLPRRAAEAVKALVDENAAGTRGGAGSFDAVDAARAAFARLAGVRPDRVATGGSVAVHVGLVAASLKPGTEVLAPEGEFSSVVSPFALRGDLRMRYVPLDGLADAVGPETGLVAFSAVQSADGRVADLGAIRSAAAAHGARTLLDASQSAGWFPLDAGAYDYTVTGGFKFLLCPRGASFLTMTEESQAALPPLHAGWVSAEDRWNSTYGPVERLASTARAFDEPPAFLAYHGAEHSLGLLAEIGADALYAHATGLADRFRGGLAELGHAPVPGTSAIVAVPGLGVRTAELANAGIMVSDRAGNLRASFHLYNSEADVDRVLDVLGG from the coding sequence ATGCAGACGATCACGCTCAGCCAAGCGGCAGTCGCCGAGTTCGCTCCGGAGACCACCTACCTCAACACGTCCAGCTGCGGGCTGCTGCCCCGCCGCGCGGCGGAGGCCGTCAAGGCTCTCGTCGACGAGAACGCCGCGGGCACGCGCGGCGGGGCCGGCAGCTTCGACGCCGTGGACGCGGCCCGGGCCGCGTTCGCCCGGCTCGCCGGGGTCCGCCCCGACCGCGTCGCCACCGGCGGTTCGGTCGCCGTCCATGTCGGACTGGTCGCGGCCTCGCTGAAGCCGGGGACCGAGGTCCTCGCGCCCGAAGGCGAGTTCAGCTCCGTGGTGAGCCCGTTCGCGCTCCGCGGCGATCTCCGGATGCGCTACGTCCCGCTGGACGGACTGGCCGACGCCGTGGGGCCCGAGACCGGCCTCGTCGCCTTCTCCGCCGTCCAGTCCGCCGACGGCCGCGTCGCCGACCTCGGTGCCATCCGGTCGGCGGCCGCCGCGCACGGCGCCCGGACGCTGCTCGACGCCTCCCAGTCGGCGGGCTGGTTCCCGCTGGACGCCGGGGCCTACGACTACACCGTCACCGGCGGCTTCAAGTTCCTCCTCTGCCCCCGCGGCGCCTCGTTCCTCACCATGACCGAGGAGTCGCAGGCCGCCCTCCCGCCGCTCCACGCGGGCTGGGTCTCCGCCGAGGACCGGTGGAACAGCACGTACGGCCCGGTCGAGCGGCTCGCCTCCACCGCCCGCGCCTTCGACGAGCCGCCCGCGTTCCTCGCGTACCACGGGGCCGAGCACTCCCTGGGACTGCTGGCGGAGATCGGCGCCGACGCCCTGTACGCCCATGCCACCGGGCTCGCGGACCGCTTCCGCGGCGGCCTCGCGGAACTCGGCCACGCGCCCGTTCCTGGCACGTCGGCGATCGTCGCCGTGCCCGGACTCGGCGTGCGCACAGCGGAGTTGGCGAATGCCGGGATCATGGTCTCGGACCGGGCCGGGAATCTGCGGGCGTCCTTCCACCTCTACAACTCCGAGGCGGACGTGGACCGGGTGCTGGATGTCCTGGGCGGCTGA
- a CDS encoding VOC family protein, producing the protein MTSHVRHITIDCADAYELATFWAGVLGSKVSDEDEPGDPEALVEAPGAALLFISVPEPKSTKNRLHLDIQPDDRTRDEEVERLLALGATMAGDHRKPNGRGWATLADPEGNEFCVECGAAERARLSGTRLPVTADDVTLAVRLAVDTLAKSPADNWRIPAGSLDWDCWETVEHLSDDLFAYAVQLGPRKPPMEGEVPFRWAPEREGGPWNAVFADPVAGTAGLLQTLEASGALLSAMVRTTAPEVRSYHGYGVSDAEGFAAMGIVETLVHTHDIAEGLSLTWTPPRDLCDRVLARLFPDAPADEDRWTVLLWSTGRAELPGRDRVTSWKWHGAPLG; encoded by the coding sequence ATGACTTCACATGTACGCCACATCACCATCGACTGCGCCGACGCCTACGAGCTGGCGACGTTCTGGGCCGGGGTGCTGGGCAGCAAGGTGTCCGACGAGGACGAGCCCGGTGACCCCGAGGCGCTCGTCGAAGCCCCGGGCGCCGCCCTGCTGTTCATCTCCGTGCCCGAGCCGAAGAGCACCAAGAACCGTCTCCACCTCGACATCCAGCCCGACGACCGCACGCGGGACGAGGAGGTGGAGCGGCTGCTGGCGCTCGGCGCCACGATGGCCGGCGATCACCGCAAGCCTAACGGGCGCGGCTGGGCGACACTGGCCGACCCGGAGGGCAACGAGTTCTGTGTGGAGTGCGGCGCCGCCGAACGGGCCCGGCTCAGCGGTACCAGGCTGCCGGTCACCGCGGACGACGTCACGCTGGCGGTGCGGCTCGCTGTCGACACCCTCGCGAAGTCCCCGGCGGACAACTGGCGTATCCCGGCAGGGTCGTTGGACTGGGACTGCTGGGAGACCGTGGAGCATCTGAGCGACGACCTCTTCGCGTACGCCGTCCAGCTCGGTCCGCGCAAGCCGCCGATGGAGGGCGAGGTTCCCTTCCGCTGGGCACCGGAGCGCGAGGGCGGGCCCTGGAACGCGGTCTTCGCGGACCCGGTGGCGGGAACCGCCGGGCTGCTCCAGACGCTGGAGGCGAGCGGCGCGCTGCTGTCGGCGATGGTGCGTACGACGGCTCCGGAGGTGCGCTCGTACCACGGGTACGGCGTCTCCGACGCGGAGGGCTTCGCGGCGATGGGCATCGTGGAGACGCTGGTGCACACCCACGACATCGCCGAGGGCCTGTCGCTCACCTGGACCCCGCCCCGGGACCTCTGCGACCGGGTGCTGGCCCGGCTCTTCCCCGACGCCCCGGCCGACGAGGACCGGTGGACCGTCCTGCTCTGGTCCACCGGCCGCGCCGAGCTGCCGGGCCGCGACCGTGTCACCTCGTGGAAGTGGCACGGTGCGCCGCTCGGCTGA
- the thpD gene encoding ectoine hydroxylase: MTTEVRADLYPSRGAAEMTTPRQDPVIWSAPGAAGPVAAKDLQGFERDGFLTVDQLITPDEVAVYHAELNRLISDPVVRADERSIVEPKSQQVRSVFEVHRISEVFARLVSDERVVGRARQILGSDVYVHQSRINVKPGFGASGFYWHSDFETWHAEDGLPNMRTVSVSIALTENYDTNGGLMIMPGSHKSFLGCAGATPRDNYKKSLQMQDAGTPSEEALTKMADRHGIKLFTGAAGSATWFDCNCMHGSGDNITPYPRSNVFIVFNSVENTAQEPFAAPVRRPEFIGARDFTPVK, encoded by the coding sequence ATGACCACTGAAGTACGCGCAGACCTGTACCCATCGCGCGGCGCCGCCGAGATGACCACTCCCCGCCAGGACCCGGTCATCTGGTCCGCGCCCGGCGCAGCCGGGCCGGTCGCCGCGAAGGACCTCCAGGGGTTCGAAAGGGACGGATTCCTCACCGTCGATCAGCTGATCACGCCGGACGAGGTCGCCGTCTACCACGCGGAGCTGAACCGGCTGATCAGCGATCCGGTGGTGCGGGCCGACGAGCGGTCCATCGTCGAGCCGAAGTCGCAGCAGGTGCGTTCCGTCTTCGAGGTCCACCGGATCAGCGAGGTCTTCGCCCGGCTGGTCAGCGACGAGCGCGTGGTGGGCCGGGCCCGCCAGATCCTCGGCTCGGACGTGTACGTCCACCAGTCACGGATCAACGTCAAGCCGGGCTTCGGGGCTTCGGGCTTCTACTGGCACTCCGACTTCGAGACCTGGCACGCCGAGGACGGCCTGCCGAACATGCGGACCGTGTCCGTCTCGATCGCGCTGACCGAGAACTACGACACCAACGGCGGGCTGATGATCATGCCCGGTTCGCACAAGTCGTTCCTCGGCTGCGCGGGCGCGACACCGCGGGACAACTACAAGAAGTCCCTCCAGATGCAGGACGCCGGCACCCCGTCCGAAGAGGCGCTGACCAAGATGGCCGACCGGCACGGCATCAAGCTCTTCACGGGTGCGGCCGGTTCGGCGACCTGGTTCGACTGCAACTGCATGCACGGCTCGGGGGACAACATCACCCCGTACCCGCGCAGCAACGTGTTCATCGTCTTCAACAGCGTGGAGAACACGGCACAGGAGCCCTTCGCGGCTCCGGTCCGCCGCCCGGAGTTCATCGGGGCGCGGGACTTCACTCCGGTGAAGTGA
- a CDS encoding ectoine synthase translates to MIVRSFSDIENTDRHVKAASGTWESKRIVLAKEKVGFSLHETVLYAGTETSMWYANHVEAVLCTEGEAELTNDETGETHWISPGTMYLLDGHEHHTLRPKTDFRCVCVFNPPVTGREDHDENGVYPLLTEEA, encoded by the coding sequence GTGATCGTCCGATCGTTCAGTGACATCGAGAACACCGACCGGCATGTGAAGGCCGCCTCCGGCACCTGGGAGAGCAAGCGCATCGTGCTCGCCAAGGAGAAGGTGGGCTTCTCGCTCCACGAGACCGTGCTGTACGCCGGCACGGAAACGTCGATGTGGTACGCGAACCACGTCGAGGCCGTGCTGTGCACCGAGGGCGAGGCCGAACTCACCAACGACGAGACCGGCGAGACGCACTGGATCTCCCCCGGCACGATGTACCTGCTGGACGGACACGAGCACCACACGCTGCGGCCCAAGACCGACTTCCGCTGCGTCTGTGTCTTCAACCCTCCCGTCACCGGACGGGAGGACCACGACGAGAACGGTGTCTATCCGCTGCTGACCGAGGAGGCCTGA
- the ectB gene encoding diaminobutyrate--2-oxoglutarate transaminase, giving the protein MTITPPALSVFETLESEVRSYCRGWPTVFDRAQGARLTDEDGHSYLDFFAGAGSLNYGHNNPVLKRALIDYIERDGITHGLDMATTAKRAFLETFQNVILRPRDLPYKVMFPGPTGTNAVEAALKLARKVKGRESVVSFTNAFHGMSLGSLAVTGNAFKRAGAGIPLVHGTPMPFDNYFDGTVPDFLWFERLLEDQGSGLNKPAAVIVETVQGEGGINVARAEWLRALQELCHRQDMLLIVDDIQMGCGRTGGFFSFEEAGITPDIVTLSKSISGYGMPMSLCLFKPELDIWEPGEHNGTFRGNNPAFVTATATLDAYWADGQMEKQTLARGEQVEQALLAICDENPSAGGQFRGRGLVWGLEFSDNTRATAVCARAFELGLLLETSGPQSEVVKLLPPLTITTEELDEGLRTLARCVRETA; this is encoded by the coding sequence GTGACCATCACCCCGCCCGCCCTTAGCGTCTTCGAGACCCTGGAATCGGAAGTACGGAGCTACTGCCGCGGCTGGCCGACGGTCTTCGACCGTGCGCAGGGCGCCCGGCTGACGGACGAGGACGGCCACTCGTACCTCGACTTCTTCGCCGGTGCCGGTTCACTCAACTACGGCCACAACAACCCGGTGCTGAAACGCGCGCTGATCGACTACATCGAGCGCGACGGAATCACCCACGGCCTGGACATGGCCACCACCGCCAAGCGCGCCTTCCTGGAGACCTTCCAGAACGTGATCCTGCGCCCGCGCGACCTGCCGTACAAGGTGATGTTCCCCGGCCCGACCGGCACCAACGCCGTCGAGGCGGCACTGAAACTGGCCCGTAAGGTCAAGGGCCGCGAGTCCGTCGTCTCGTTCACCAACGCCTTCCACGGCATGTCGCTCGGCTCGCTGGCCGTCACCGGCAACGCCTTCAAGCGGGCCGGCGCCGGCATCCCGCTGGTGCACGGCACACCGATGCCGTTCGACAACTACTTCGACGGCACCGTGCCGGACTTCCTCTGGTTCGAGCGGCTGCTGGAGGACCAGGGCTCCGGGCTCAACAAGCCGGCCGCGGTGATCGTGGAGACCGTCCAGGGCGAGGGCGGCATCAACGTCGCCCGTGCCGAGTGGCTGCGCGCGCTCCAGGAACTGTGCCACCGCCAGGACATGCTGCTGATCGTGGACGACATCCAGATGGGCTGCGGCCGGACCGGCGGCTTCTTCTCGTTCGAGGAGGCCGGGATCACCCCGGACATCGTGACGCTGTCCAAGTCGATCAGCGGCTACGGGATGCCCATGTCGCTCTGCCTGTTCAAGCCGGAGCTGGACATCTGGGAGCCGGGCGAGCACAACGGCACCTTCCGCGGCAACAACCCGGCCTTCGTCACCGCCACCGCCACGCTCGACGCCTACTGGGCGGACGGCCAGATGGAGAAGCAGACCCTGGCGCGCGGCGAACAGGTCGAGCAGGCGCTGCTGGCGATCTGCGACGAGAACCCGTCGGCCGGCGGACAGTTCCGTGGCCGCGGGCTGGTCTGGGGCCTGGAGTTCTCCGACAACACGCGCGCCACGGCGGTCTGCGCCCGCGCCTTCGAGCTGGGGCTGCTGCTGGAGACCTCGGGTCCGCAGAGCGAGGTCGTGAAGCTGCTGCCGCCGCTGACCATCACCACCGAGGAGCTGGACGAGGGCCTGCGCACGCTGGCCCGCTGCGTCCGTGAGACCGCCTGA
- the ectA gene encoding diaminobutyrate acetyltransferase: MEDGAAIWRIARDSEVLDLNSSYSYLLWCRDFAATSVVARDENGDAIAFVTGYIRPDRPQTLVIWQVAVDQAHRGKGLAASLLDALTARVATDQGLVSVETTITPDNTASGRLFTSYAHRHDVGLEREVLFDGGLFPEGTHLPEVLHRIGPFHT, from the coding sequence GTGGAGGACGGAGCCGCGATCTGGCGCATCGCCCGCGACTCCGAGGTCCTGGACCTCAACTCCTCGTACAGCTACCTGCTGTGGTGCCGTGACTTCGCGGCGACCTCGGTGGTCGCCCGGGACGAGAACGGCGACGCCATCGCCTTCGTGACGGGATACATCCGCCCGGACCGCCCACAGACGCTCGTCATCTGGCAGGTGGCCGTCGACCAGGCACACCGCGGGAAGGGGCTGGCCGCCTCCCTGCTGGACGCGCTCACCGCGCGGGTCGCCACCGACCAGGGACTCGTCTCGGTCGAGACGACCATCACCCCGGACAACACCGCGTCCGGCCGCCTGTTCACCTCGTACGCGCACCGTCACGACGTGGGCCTGGAGCGCGAGGTGCTCTTCGACGGCGGGCTGTTCCCCGAGGGAACACACCTGCCGGAAGTGCTTCACCGCATCGGACCGTTCCACACCTGA
- a CDS encoding pyridoxal-phosphate-dependent aminotransferase family protein: MTHPFLDLAPLTAAHFAAVERRVAGLLATRADVVIMQGEALLPLEGCIRSGARPGSTALNIVTGPYGQTFGNWLRDCGAEVVDLAVPFHTAVTADQVARALAGHPGIDFVSLVHAEAATGNTNPVAEIGEVVRAHGALFMLDAVASVGAEPLLPDAWGVDLCVIGAQKAMGGPAGVSAVSVSERAWERIAANPQAPRRSYLSLLDWKERWIDGGRTALLHAPAQLEMLALEACVERIENEGLDTVMARHASAAAATRAGALALGGGLRPYVEDARDAAPVATTLRSPAGVDAASLVAGALAADPSLPLIAGGGPLSKEMIRVNHYGVDATRGVVLSSLAALGSALADHGRQVDIEAARKAVSETWPSE; encoded by the coding sequence GTGACCCACCCCTTCCTCGACCTCGCCCCGCTCACCGCCGCGCACTTCGCGGCCGTCGAGCGGCGGGTGGCCGGCCTCCTCGCCACGCGGGCGGACGTCGTGATCATGCAGGGCGAGGCGCTGCTGCCCCTCGAAGGCTGCATCCGGAGCGGCGCCCGGCCCGGTTCGACCGCGCTGAACATCGTCACGGGCCCCTACGGGCAGACCTTCGGCAACTGGCTGCGGGACTGCGGGGCCGAGGTCGTCGATCTGGCGGTGCCCTTCCACACGGCGGTGACGGCGGACCAGGTCGCGCGGGCGCTGGCCGGGCATCCCGGGATCGACTTCGTCTCGCTGGTCCACGCCGAGGCGGCCACCGGCAACACCAACCCGGTCGCGGAGATCGGCGAGGTGGTCCGGGCGCACGGGGCGCTGTTCATGCTGGACGCCGTCGCCTCGGTGGGCGCCGAGCCGCTGCTGCCGGACGCCTGGGGCGTCGACCTGTGCGTGATCGGCGCGCAGAAGGCCATGGGCGGGCCCGCCGGGGTGTCCGCGGTGTCGGTGAGCGAACGTGCCTGGGAGCGCATCGCAGCCAACCCGCAGGCGCCGCGCCGGTCCTACCTCTCGCTCCTGGACTGGAAGGAGCGCTGGATCGACGGCGGCCGCACCGCGCTGCTCCACGCGCCCGCGCAGCTGGAGATGCTGGCGCTGGAAGCCTGCGTGGAGCGGATCGAGAACGAGGGCCTGGACACGGTGATGGCCCGCCACGCCTCGGCGGCGGCGGCGACCCGCGCGGGCGCCCTGGCGCTCGGCGGGGGTCTGCGGCCGTACGTCGAGGACGCACGCGACGCGGCGCCGGTCGCCACGACCCTGCGCTCGCCGGCAGGCGTCGACGCCGCCTCGCTGGTCGCGGGGGCGCTCGCGGCCGACCCGTCGCTGCCGCTGATCGCGGGGGGCGGGCCGCTGTCAAAGGAGATGATCCGGGTCAATCACTACGGTGTGGACGCGACGCGGGGCGTGGTGCTGTCCTCGCTCGCCGCTCTGGGGTCGGCACTGGCCGACCACGGCAGGCAGGTCGATATCGAGGCTGCCCGGAAGGCCGTATCGGAAACCTGGCCGAGCGAATAA